From a single Megalobrama amblycephala isolate DHTTF-2021 unplaced genomic scaffold, ASM1881202v1 scaffold419, whole genome shotgun sequence genomic region:
- the LOC125261506 gene encoding uncharacterized protein LOC125261506, producing MNFIYILISASILLDHGVFHVGSDGVSVFVKEGDSVTLNTGSKTNQQEKIKWYFNDIRIAQINGDLSCICTELQCNEGTERFKDRLKLDHQTGSLTIRDIRFTDSGKYELKIISDNNNDKIFNVSVCEMDQIKRKSLKEGQSVTFYPGEIRKPNDVMTWYFNDTCIAEISGDQRKICTDDQCDERFRGRLQVNQTGSLTITNIRNTDSGNYTLEIISNKCSIMSFNVPLIETPALDQPGIKEKFVLIFPLLAMGAVICCLYWKSKQKSVKCLTEPSDFNKNILIYVQKMNEDELTGVEHEDAADPNHSCNHQQQRSALC from the exons GTGTTTTTCATGTTGGTTCAGATGGAGTGTCAGTGTTtgtgaaggagggagattcagtcactctaaacactGGTAGTAAAACAAACCAACAAGAGAAGATTAAAtggtattttaatgacattCGCATCGCTCAAATCAATGGAGATCTCAGCTGTATCTGTACAGAACTTCAGTGTAATGAAGGTACTGAGAGATTCAaggacagactgaagctggatcatcagactggatcttTGACCATCAGAGACATCAGATTCACAGACTCTggaaaatatgaattaaaaatcATCAGCGACAATAACAATGATAAGATCTTCAATGTTTCTGTCTGTG AAATGGATCAAATCAAGAGAAAATCATTGAAGGAAGGGCAATCTGTCACTTTTTATCCTGGTGAAATAAGAAAACCAAATGATGTGATGACGTGGTATTTTAATGATACTTGTATTGCTGAAATCTCTGGAGATCAGCGTAAGATCTGTACAGATGATCAGTGTGATGAGAGATTCAGAGGAAGACTTCAAGTgaatcagactggatctctgaccatcacaaacatcagaaACACAGACTCTGGAAATTATACACTAGAGATCATCAGCAACAAATGCAGCATCATGAGCTTTAATGTTCCTCTTATTG AAACTCCAGCACTGGATCAACCTGGTATAAAGGAAAAATTTGTTCTCATATTTCCACTACTGGCCATGGGCGCAGTGATTTGCTGTCTCTACTGGAAGTCTAAAcaaaaaagtgtaaaat gcctcactgagccatcggatttcaacaaaaatatcttaatttatgttcagaagatgaacgaagatgaacttacgggtgtggaacatgagg ATGCAGCAGATCCCAACCACAGCTGCAATCACCAGCAACAGAGATCAGCACTATGTTAA